From Dietzia sp. ANT_WB102, a single genomic window includes:
- a CDS encoding nuclear transport factor 2 family protein: protein MAMYAQEHNGRMSAAEQLLAVEEIKKVFAGRLRCMDTKDWERYASFHTDDVVSDSWNSPGAARPAEDSESAVSTARGGPVVGGAALTAAIRATLDGDVPVTSVHHGHTPEITLTSETTAVGVWAMEDRLWFTRGSETEWLHGYGFYHEEYRKVAGRWLISYRRLERLSVDATPGFYTR from the coding sequence ATGGCCATGTACGCACAAGAACACAACGGCAGGATGTCCGCCGCCGAGCAGCTCCTCGCGGTCGAGGAGATCAAGAAGGTGTTCGCGGGCCGACTGCGCTGTATGGACACCAAGGACTGGGAGCGCTACGCCTCGTTCCATACCGACGACGTCGTCAGCGACTCGTGGAACAGTCCGGGCGCCGCGCGGCCCGCTGAGGATTCGGAATCCGCGGTGAGCACGGCGCGTGGCGGCCCCGTGGTGGGCGGTGCCGCACTGACGGCGGCCATCCGCGCCACCCTCGACGGTGACGTTCCGGTGACCAGCGTGCACCACGGCCACACTCCGGAGATCACGCTCACTTCCGAGACCACGGCGGTCGGCGTGTGGGCGATGGAGGACCGGCTGTGGTTCACCCGGGGCTCGGAAACCGAATGGCTGCACGGGTACGGCTTCTATCACGAGGAGTACCGGAAGGTCGCAGGTCGGTGGCTCATCAGCTACCGCCGTCTAGAACGGCTGAGCGTCGACGCCACTCCCGGATTTTACACCCGCTGA
- a CDS encoding RNA polymerase sigma factor, protein MSADDDEVGDRVLVLRAQDGDIGAFELLVDRHQGRLFRIAYLTVGDRQDSEDIVQESLLLAWRRLHLLDDPDAFRSWLSRISSRRATDVARRRQRRATEAQPTEVLERREDERPGSDPAHTTQVNVQLQALARALGMLEPGLRSCWALREVEGMTYREIATILGITEATARGRLARARAQVIQQMEEWR, encoded by the coding sequence GTGAGTGCCGACGACGACGAAGTGGGTGACCGCGTCCTCGTGCTGCGAGCACAGGACGGCGACATCGGCGCATTCGAGCTGCTGGTCGACCGGCACCAGGGGAGGTTGTTCCGCATCGCCTACCTTACGGTGGGAGATCGCCAGGACAGCGAGGACATCGTCCAGGAGAGTCTGTTGCTCGCGTGGCGGAGGCTGCACCTGCTGGACGACCCCGACGCATTCCGGAGTTGGCTCTCTCGCATCAGCTCCCGACGCGCGACCGATGTGGCACGGCGCCGACAGCGACGCGCCACAGAGGCGCAGCCGACCGAGGTCCTGGAGCGCCGCGAGGACGAGCGACCCGGATCCGACCCGGCACACACCACCCAGGTGAACGTGCAGCTGCAGGCACTCGCCCGGGCGCTGGGGATGTTGGAGCCTGGTTTACGTTCGTGCTGGGCACTGCGGGAGGTCGAGGGAATGACCTATCGGGAAATCGCCACGATTTTGGGGATCACCGAGGCGACGGCGCGGGGACGCCTCGCGCGTGCCCGGGCACAAGTCATCCAACAGATGGAGGAATGGAGGTGA
- a CDS encoding alpha/beta hydrolase, translating into MPLPDEVKTLLGVLNDGFPRVEQMTGAEARAAVLARKQVAAEPEPMASVEDLEIDGPGGPLPLRIYHPLEPDTAGPLPAVVFAHGGGFVFCDLDTHDEFCRAISNAVGAVVISVDYRLAPEHPAPAAAEDVYAALEWASANAAELGVDTGRLVVAGDSAGGNLAAVTALMSRDRNGPEIAGQVLLYPVIADDFETDSYREFAEGYFNTRAAMQWYWEQYAPANAREAAAPHYISPAQADTLSGLPPAIVVTAALDPLDDEGTAYAERLRREGVPTTHRRYEDIFHGFMTIPSLAVTAEARTQLWGDVQELLA; encoded by the coding sequence ATGCCACTGCCAGATGAGGTGAAGACCCTGCTCGGCGTCCTCAACGACGGGTTTCCGCGGGTCGAGCAGATGACGGGCGCCGAGGCCCGGGCGGCGGTGCTCGCCCGCAAGCAGGTCGCGGCGGAACCGGAACCGATGGCCAGCGTGGAGGACCTCGAGATCGACGGACCAGGCGGCCCGCTCCCCCTGCGGATCTACCACCCCCTCGAGCCCGACACCGCCGGCCCGCTGCCTGCCGTCGTATTCGCCCACGGCGGAGGCTTTGTCTTCTGCGACCTCGACACCCACGACGAGTTCTGCCGTGCCATCTCCAACGCCGTCGGTGCGGTGGTCATCTCGGTCGACTACCGGTTGGCGCCCGAGCACCCCGCCCCCGCCGCCGCGGAGGATGTGTACGCGGCGCTGGAGTGGGCGTCCGCCAACGCAGCCGAGCTGGGTGTGGATACGGGCCGACTCGTCGTCGCCGGGGACAGCGCCGGCGGCAACCTGGCCGCGGTCACGGCATTGATGTCCCGCGACCGGAACGGACCGGAGATCGCAGGGCAGGTCCTCCTGTACCCGGTCATCGCGGACGACTTCGAGACGGACTCCTACCGGGAGTTCGCCGAGGGCTACTTCAACACGCGCGCCGCGATGCAGTGGTACTGGGAGCAGTACGCGCCGGCGAATGCCCGCGAGGCCGCCGCCCCGCACTACATCTCCCCCGCACAGGCCGACACCCTCTCGGGCCTTCCGCCCGCGATCGTCGTCACCGCTGCGCTCGATCCGCTCGACGACGAGGGCACCGCCTACGCGGAACGCCTGCGCCGGGAGGGTGTGCCCACCACGCATCGTCGATACGAGGACATCTTCCACGGGTTCATGACGATCCCCTCGCTGGCGGTGACCGCGGAGGCCCGCACTCAACTCTGGGGCGATGTACAGGAGCTTCTCGCCTGA
- a CDS encoding heavy metal translocating P-type ATPase: MAGFQEDVRVDKRGPTGGGEHLADTSESHNRGTVARVVRDYPLVIASVLVLAVVLGLLLAGQNGLAQWIGSIWAGAVALWVAWGMVRDLMAGHWGIDILAVTAVTATVAVGEYVAALVVVLMLTGGEALEDYAAGRARRELNALLDRTPRTARRVLDDGSVEEVPAEDVQPGELLLLRPSEVLPVDGHLEDDEAELDESSITGESLPVTRQRGENLLSGSVNGTRAILVRATSSAADSQYARIVEMVRAASESRAPVVRLADRYAVPFTVLALTIAGAAWWYWSDPVVFAEVLVVATPCPLLIAAPVAFLGGMGRAARTGVVVKDAGTLERLADVRTVAYDKTGTMTYGRPELVAVHPAPGSQWDTTAGELELLQLTASAEQYSSHVVAASVQDAARQRGLELLPAEDAQEEATNGVTATVDGRAVVVGKRLFAAEHAGHVPEAHLEPGQLAVYVSIDREFAGVVIMADQLREDARDTVVALGDLGVTDQLVLSGDAQTTVDHIATAAGLDQAWGELLPQDKVRLIRELPHRSVIMVGDGVNDAPALAVADIGIAMGGRGSTAASESADIVILTEQLGRVASAVRVGQRTMHVALQSIWIGIALSVGLMLVAATGSIPAVVGALSQEVVDLVVILNALRAIRPGRAERAALASALPSRPGEERDDR; this comes from the coding sequence ATGGCTGGATTCCAGGAAGACGTTCGCGTCGACAAGCGTGGGCCGACCGGAGGCGGGGAGCATCTCGCTGACACCTCGGAGTCGCACAACCGGGGAACTGTCGCCCGCGTCGTGCGTGATTATCCGTTGGTGATCGCGTCGGTGCTGGTCCTCGCGGTGGTGTTGGGGTTGCTGCTCGCTGGACAGAACGGGCTGGCGCAGTGGATCGGCTCGATATGGGCCGGGGCCGTGGCGTTGTGGGTCGCCTGGGGAATGGTCCGCGACCTGATGGCGGGGCACTGGGGGATCGACATACTCGCGGTCACCGCCGTGACCGCGACCGTGGCGGTGGGCGAGTACGTCGCCGCGCTCGTGGTGGTACTGATGCTCACTGGTGGCGAGGCGTTGGAGGATTACGCCGCGGGGCGGGCGCGCCGAGAGTTGAATGCGCTCCTCGATCGCACCCCACGGACCGCGCGCAGGGTGCTCGACGACGGCTCCGTGGAGGAGGTCCCGGCAGAGGACGTGCAACCGGGGGAGCTGCTGCTGCTGCGGCCGAGCGAGGTCCTTCCGGTCGACGGCCACCTCGAGGACGACGAGGCCGAGCTGGACGAGTCCTCGATCACGGGCGAGAGCCTGCCGGTTACGCGGCAGCGCGGGGAGAACTTGCTGTCCGGTTCAGTCAACGGCACCCGCGCCATCCTGGTGCGGGCTACCAGTAGCGCCGCCGACAGCCAGTACGCGCGGATAGTCGAGATGGTCCGCGCCGCCTCGGAGTCGAGGGCGCCGGTGGTCCGGCTCGCCGACCGCTATGCCGTCCCGTTCACCGTGCTGGCCCTGACGATCGCGGGCGCAGCCTGGTGGTATTGGTCCGACCCGGTGGTCTTCGCCGAAGTGCTCGTCGTGGCCACCCCCTGCCCACTACTAATCGCCGCGCCCGTGGCGTTCCTCGGGGGGATGGGACGGGCGGCACGCACCGGTGTGGTCGTCAAGGACGCGGGAACCCTCGAGCGCCTAGCGGACGTGCGGACCGTGGCCTACGACAAGACCGGGACGATGACCTACGGTCGCCCCGAGCTGGTGGCCGTCCACCCGGCGCCCGGGTCGCAGTGGGACACCACGGCTGGTGAACTCGAATTGTTGCAACTGACGGCCTCGGCAGAGCAGTACTCGTCACACGTGGTGGCCGCGTCGGTGCAGGATGCCGCCCGCCAGCGGGGGCTGGAGTTGCTACCCGCCGAGGACGCGCAGGAGGAGGCCACCAATGGTGTCACCGCCACGGTGGACGGGCGGGCGGTGGTCGTCGGCAAACGTCTGTTCGCGGCCGAGCACGCCGGGCACGTGCCCGAGGCTCACCTGGAGCCGGGTCAACTGGCGGTGTATGTCTCGATAGACCGAGAATTCGCCGGTGTCGTCATCATGGCGGACCAGCTGCGCGAGGACGCGAGAGACACGGTCGTCGCGCTTGGCGACCTGGGCGTGACCGACCAGCTGGTGCTCAGCGGCGACGCGCAGACCACGGTGGACCACATCGCGACGGCCGCCGGATTGGATCAGGCATGGGGCGAGCTGCTGCCGCAGGACAAGGTGCGCCTCATCCGCGAGCTCCCCCACCGCTCGGTGATCATGGTGGGCGACGGCGTCAACGACGCGCCGGCACTGGCCGTCGCCGACATCGGCATCGCGATGGGCGGCCGGGGCTCGACCGCGGCCAGTGAGTCAGCGGACATCGTGATCCTCACTGAGCAGCTGGGACGCGTGGCCAGCGCGGTGCGCGTGGGACAGCGCACCATGCACGTGGCGCTGCAGAGCATCTGGATCGGCATCGCACTGTCCGTCGGATTGATGCTGGTCGCCGCGACGGGCTCGATCCCCGCGGTGGTGGGTGCACTCAGCCAGGAGGTGGTGGATCTGGTGGTGATCCTCAACGCCCTGCGCGCGATCCGCCCGGGACGGGCGGAGCGCGCCGCACTCGCAAGTGCCCTACCGTCACGACCTGGTGAGGAACGCGACGACCGCTGA
- a CDS encoding alpha/beta fold hydrolase, producing MTSATADHTREPELRELSTEHGVLRYREAGEGPPLVMLHGSGPGVTGWRNFAGNVPAFAEHFRTFVVELPGFGVSDDFGAPHPMVSAQTAVRAFLDGMGLDRVHLLGNSMGGFVGIDFAAASPERVDKMVTIGGAGASLFAPSPGEGIVRLSEFVEDPTRERLVDWLHSMVFDRSLVTEDMIEQRWAHATDAATLASSRMMYGRAALERMAADARDPESVPAWTRLRAVRAPTLITWGRDDRVSPLDMSLLPMRLLVNGEIHVFPNCGHWVMIEQKAAFESAVVAFLTRS from the coding sequence ATGACCAGTGCGACTGCTGACCACACCCGGGAGCCCGAACTCAGGGAACTGTCGACCGAGCACGGGGTGCTCCGCTACCGCGAGGCCGGCGAGGGACCGCCGCTGGTGATGCTCCACGGGTCCGGGCCCGGGGTCACTGGGTGGCGCAATTTCGCCGGGAACGTACCGGCTTTTGCCGAGCACTTCCGGACGTTCGTCGTGGAACTGCCCGGCTTCGGCGTCAGCGACGACTTCGGGGCCCCGCATCCTATGGTTTCGGCACAGACCGCCGTGCGGGCGTTCCTGGACGGGATGGGGCTCGACCGGGTCCACCTGCTCGGCAACTCGATGGGCGGGTTCGTCGGGATCGACTTCGCGGCGGCGTCCCCCGAGCGGGTCGACAAGATGGTGACGATCGGCGGCGCCGGGGCGTCCTTGTTCGCCCCGTCCCCGGGTGAGGGGATCGTGCGCCTGAGTGAATTCGTGGAGGACCCGACGCGGGAGCGTCTCGTCGACTGGCTGCATTCGATGGTTTTCGACCGCTCTCTGGTCACCGAGGACATGATCGAGCAGCGCTGGGCGCACGCGACCGACGCGGCGACCCTCGCCAGCTCCCGAATGATGTACGGTCGCGCCGCTCTCGAACGCATGGCGGCCGACGCCCGCGACCCGGAGTCGGTGCCGGCGTGGACCCGGCTCCGGGCGGTCCGGGCCCCCACGCTGATCACCTGGGGTCGCGACGACCGCGTGAGCCCGCTCGACATGTCGTTGCTGCCGATGCGCCTGCTCGTCAACGGGGAGATCCACGTGTTCCCGAACTGCGGGCACTGGGTGATGATTGAGCAGAAGGCCGCCTTCGAATCAGCGGTCGTCGCGTTCCTCACCAGGTCGTGA
- a CDS encoding class I adenylate-forming enzyme family protein translates to MTTGPSVKDRRAQALAAVTAPGRPFELTEEEVRGHRMQVFRHRRRSLGQVLNDSADFGDREYLVSGDLRLTFSEHHTRVASVSRMLTEEYGVVKGDRIAIFAANSAEWVMTFWAATSIGAVVVGMNAMWSAREAAYALELCTPALIVADEKRRTLLDAPGVPVLSTETDIPRLSLAVADPETPDTEIDEDNPAVIIFTSGTTGRPKGATHSHRNVIAAADYFGVNDAASAEMGIPRPEQRRVLLIAPLFHMMSLHNLVVPRLVFGDAVIVYPGKFDIDRALRLIEAERVTQWGMVPTMATRLVGHGDLSSYDLSSLTAISLGTAPSSPGLKAALREMLPVAAASLGTTYGLTESSSAATIASAADLERYEDSVGTPVVTMQVEIRDRDGVPVPDGVEGEIHLRGPLVMLGYWNDPEATAKALDAEGWLRTGDIGVMIDGHLRIRSRRSDLIIRAGENVYPAEVEAVLLEHPDVRDCAVVGAPHEDLGQEVAAVVVTAGDISESDLDDFMRERIARYKVPSRWVLTQDDLPRNATGKVVRHRLGEFIEPGAKS, encoded by the coding sequence ATGACCACAGGACCTTCGGTGAAGGACCGACGCGCACAGGCGCTCGCGGCCGTCACCGCCCCGGGCCGACCGTTTGAGTTGACGGAGGAGGAGGTCCGCGGCCACCGGATGCAGGTGTTCCGGCACCGTCGGCGGTCCCTGGGGCAGGTTCTGAATGACTCGGCGGACTTCGGCGATCGTGAGTACCTCGTATCCGGGGACCTTCGTCTGACGTTTTCCGAGCATCACACGCGGGTCGCCTCGGTGAGCCGGATGCTGACCGAAGAATACGGCGTGGTCAAAGGCGACCGGATCGCTATTTTCGCGGCGAATAGCGCGGAGTGGGTGATGACCTTCTGGGCGGCCACCTCGATCGGCGCGGTCGTGGTGGGGATGAACGCGATGTGGTCGGCCCGGGAGGCCGCGTACGCGCTTGAACTCTGTACGCCCGCGCTCATCGTCGCCGATGAGAAGCGACGCACCCTTCTAGACGCCCCCGGTGTACCGGTCCTGTCCACCGAGACGGATATTCCTCGATTGTCGCTGGCGGTCGCCGACCCGGAGACCCCGGACACAGAGATTGACGAGGACAATCCCGCTGTCATCATCTTCACCAGCGGCACTACCGGCCGACCCAAAGGGGCGACCCACTCACACCGCAACGTGATCGCTGCGGCGGACTACTTTGGCGTCAACGACGCCGCGAGCGCGGAGATGGGAATCCCCCGACCCGAGCAGCGCCGCGTGCTTCTCATCGCCCCTCTGTTCCACATGATGTCGCTGCACAACCTCGTGGTCCCACGCCTGGTTTTCGGCGACGCGGTGATCGTCTACCCCGGAAAGTTCGACATCGACCGGGCGCTGCGCCTGATCGAGGCGGAGCGGGTGACCCAGTGGGGCATGGTCCCGACGATGGCGACCCGGCTGGTCGGGCATGGCGACCTGTCGTCCTACGATCTCTCGTCGCTGACGGCGATCTCCCTGGGGACGGCGCCGTCCTCGCCGGGCCTGAAGGCCGCCCTGCGGGAGATGCTCCCGGTTGCGGCCGCCTCCCTGGGCACCACCTACGGACTCACGGAGTCGAGTTCTGCCGCGACTATCGCCTCCGCTGCGGACCTGGAGCGCTACGAGGACTCCGTCGGCACCCCGGTCGTGACGATGCAGGTGGAAATCCGTGACCGTGACGGTGTCCCTGTTCCCGATGGGGTGGAGGGTGAGATTCATCTGCGTGGGCCCCTGGTGATGCTGGGCTACTGGAACGACCCCGAGGCGACTGCGAAAGCCCTCGACGCGGAGGGGTGGCTGCGCACGGGGGATATCGGCGTGATGATCGACGGGCACCTGCGTATCCGCAGTCGCCGCTCCGATCTCATCATCCGGGCTGGGGAGAATGTCTATCCGGCTGAGGTCGAGGCAGTGCTGTTGGAGCATCCGGACGTGCGCGACTGTGCCGTCGTGGGTGCCCCACACGAGGACCTGGGGCAAGAGGTCGCGGCGGTGGTGGTGACCGCAGGTGACATCAGCGAAAGCGACCTCGACGATTTCATGCGGGAGCGCATCGCTCGCTACAAAGTGCCGAGCCGCTGGGTGCTGACCCAGGATGACCTACCGCGCAACGCCACCGGGAAGGTGGTGCGGCACCGGCTCGGTGAGTTCATCGAGCCGGGAGCGAAAAGCTAG
- a CDS encoding BCCT family transporter, with translation MSDESKNPRTATDSGGSARPRGKVRRVVDEVMTPGLVHPALIPGIGVDRTGRVFSTNIAVFVVAGLAVIGVIAWALISPDSVPTVGDASLAWVTANFGWMFGVLAIVCLLFMLVVGYGKTGGVRLGADDESPEFTTVSWVAMLFSAGMGIGLLFYGPYEPLVYFLDPPEGFTADPASVEAMQSALAQTTLHWGPIAWSFYALVGGAIAYSAYRRGRAPLISAIFEPIFGSRTQGPLGATIDIFAILVTLFGTAISLGIGALQIARGTEIVTGWGPLGNGFIVGAMVLLTVAFIISAVSGIKRGIRALSNINMIIAGFLAVFVLVTGPTIFLLNFIPAGAIDFVRELGTMLMRNPTQSEDAADFMGAWTTFYWAWWVSWTPFVGMFIAKISRGRTLREFVTVVIMVPSTVCLVWFGILGGTSMWMSSNGQGMDGSRPAEAMLFDMLDNLPLGAITSVAALISILVFFVTSADSASIVMGSITQRGKPDPSSWVTVVWGVMLGGTAISLLLAGGEDALGGLQSIMVVSALPFAFVVIGMMFAWYKDLSTDPYIMRRKYGRLAIAEGVRLGIAEHGDDFVFGSSEVAANKGAGAWFDSTDPELSQWYVDAAGELRAVTAEDVRRTLDPGRIQPKGPDRPEHLASGERAMSAASSPLRLRLRRLRRDQQAEVESDD, from the coding sequence GTGAGCGACGAATCGAAAAATCCCCGTACCGCGACGGACAGTGGTGGATCAGCACGTCCGCGGGGCAAGGTTCGTCGCGTCGTTGACGAGGTGATGACCCCCGGGCTGGTGCATCCCGCGTTGATCCCCGGAATCGGGGTCGACCGCACCGGTCGGGTGTTCTCCACCAATATCGCCGTGTTCGTCGTCGCCGGCCTGGCTGTCATCGGCGTCATCGCCTGGGCTCTCATCAGCCCGGACAGTGTCCCCACGGTAGGCGACGCCTCGCTGGCCTGGGTCACGGCCAACTTCGGGTGGATGTTCGGTGTCCTGGCGATCGTCTGCCTGCTGTTCATGCTGGTGGTCGGCTATGGAAAGACGGGCGGGGTGAGGCTGGGCGCGGATGACGAGTCTCCTGAGTTCACCACCGTGTCCTGGGTGGCCATGCTGTTCTCCGCAGGGATGGGAATCGGGCTGCTGTTCTACGGGCCGTACGAACCCCTCGTCTACTTCCTCGATCCCCCCGAGGGTTTCACAGCAGATCCGGCGTCGGTCGAGGCCATGCAATCCGCTCTCGCGCAGACCACACTCCACTGGGGACCGATCGCCTGGTCCTTTTACGCACTGGTGGGAGGGGCGATCGCCTACAGCGCGTACCGCAGGGGCCGCGCTCCGCTCATCTCCGCCATCTTCGAGCCGATCTTCGGCTCCAGGACACAAGGGCCGCTTGGCGCGACCATCGACATCTTCGCAATCCTCGTCACGCTCTTCGGTACCGCGATCTCGCTAGGTATCGGCGCGTTGCAGATCGCACGGGGTACCGAGATCGTCACCGGCTGGGGACCTCTGGGTAACGGATTCATCGTGGGAGCGATGGTGCTACTCACGGTGGCGTTCATTATCTCCGCGGTCTCCGGCATCAAGCGGGGGATTCGCGCACTGTCGAATATCAACATGATCATCGCGGGGTTTCTCGCCGTGTTCGTGCTGGTCACCGGGCCGACGATCTTCCTTTTGAACTTCATTCCGGCAGGTGCGATCGACTTCGTCCGCGAGCTGGGCACGATGCTCATGCGCAATCCCACGCAGAGCGAGGACGCCGCAGATTTCATGGGGGCGTGGACAACGTTCTACTGGGCCTGGTGGGTGTCCTGGACCCCGTTCGTCGGCATGTTCATCGCCAAGATCTCCCGCGGCCGGACGCTGCGAGAGTTCGTGACGGTGGTGATCATGGTCCCGTCAACGGTGTGCCTTGTGTGGTTCGGCATCCTCGGCGGCACATCCATGTGGATGAGCTCCAACGGCCAGGGCATGGACGGATCGCGACCGGCGGAAGCGATGCTGTTCGACATGCTCGACAATCTGCCCCTCGGGGCCATCACCTCGGTGGCAGCGCTGATCTCCATCCTCGTCTTTTTTGTCACCTCCGCCGACTCAGCGTCGATTGTCATGGGATCCATCACCCAGCGTGGCAAGCCCGACCCCTCCAGCTGGGTGACCGTCGTGTGGGGTGTCATGCTCGGCGGAACCGCGATCTCACTGCTGCTGGCCGGGGGCGAGGACGCACTGGGCGGACTGCAGTCGATCATGGTCGTCTCGGCACTGCCGTTCGCCTTTGTGGTGATCGGGATGATGTTCGCCTGGTACAAGGACCTATCCACCGATCCGTACATCATGCGTCGCAAGTACGGGCGCCTGGCGATCGCCGAGGGCGTGCGGCTGGGCATCGCCGAGCACGGGGACGACTTCGTATTCGGATCGAGTGAGGTCGCAGCCAATAAGGGCGCGGGCGCGTGGTTCGACAGCACCGATCCGGAGCTGAGCCAGTGGTACGTGGACGCCGCGGGTGAGCTGCGCGCAGTGACTGCGGAGGATGTCCGGCGCACTCTTGATCCCGGTCGCATCCAGCCGAAGGGGCCCGACCGCCCGGAGCATCTCGCTTCCGGTGAGCGCGCGATGAGCGCGGCCAGCTCGCCCCTGCGGCTGCGGCTGCGCCGACTGCGCCGCGATCAGCAGGCCGAAGTCGAGTCCGACGACTGA
- a CDS encoding LLM class flavin-dependent oxidoreductase, with the protein MLHLNAFLFGCGHHTAAWRHPDSPVERLGDITYYEELARTAERGCLDAVFFADGHSVLDPAGGSWWFLEPLTALAAMARATDHVGLVTTVSTTFYTPFHAARMLASLDHISGGRVGWNVVTSMFDAEARNHGLEAMPAHAERYARADEFVGAALALWDSWDADALVFDRAGLWADPDKVRPIHHHGEHFLVDGPLTVPRSPQGRPVLFQAGSSEQGRDLAARRAEGIYAVAYDAESAKSYASDLRQRARAAGRDGDAIVIMPGLVTYVGSTMEEAKRKKAELDALLPVEQSLAQLSMFVEQDCSDWELDAPVPTLPPLSEFTGPQGRYETILRIIQKDAPTVRELLGTLAAGGGHCTMIGTPESIADKIERWHRSGAADGFNLMPPMYPHGLEEFVEHVVPVLQERGLFRRSYEGARSLRELLGGR; encoded by the coding sequence ATGCTGCACCTCAACGCGTTCCTTTTCGGCTGCGGCCACCACACCGCCGCGTGGCGTCATCCCGATTCCCCGGTCGAACGGCTCGGCGACATCACCTACTACGAGGAGCTCGCCCGCACCGCCGAGCGCGGCTGCCTCGACGCGGTGTTCTTCGCCGACGGCCATTCCGTGCTCGACCCGGCTGGCGGCTCGTGGTGGTTCCTCGAGCCCCTCACCGCGCTGGCCGCCATGGCGCGCGCGACCGATCACGTCGGGCTCGTCACCACCGTGTCGACGACCTTTTACACGCCCTTCCACGCCGCCCGCATGCTCGCCTCGCTCGACCACATCAGCGGCGGCCGCGTCGGATGGAACGTGGTGACCTCGATGTTCGACGCCGAGGCCCGCAACCACGGACTCGAGGCAATGCCCGCGCACGCGGAGCGGTACGCGCGGGCCGACGAGTTCGTCGGCGCGGCCCTCGCCCTGTGGGACTCCTGGGATGCCGACGCCCTCGTGTTCGATCGCGCCGGACTGTGGGCCGATCCCGACAAGGTGCGGCCGATCCACCACCACGGCGAGCACTTTCTCGTCGACGGGCCGCTGACCGTGCCCCGTTCCCCGCAGGGGCGGCCCGTCCTGTTCCAGGCCGGATCTTCCGAACAGGGGCGTGACCTGGCAGCCCGCCGCGCAGAGGGCATCTATGCGGTGGCCTACGACGCGGAGTCGGCGAAGTCTTACGCCTCCGATCTCCGGCAGCGCGCGCGGGCGGCGGGTCGGGACGGTGACGCGATCGTCATCATGCCGGGGCTCGTCACCTATGTGGGCTCGACGATGGAGGAGGCGAAACGGAAGAAGGCCGAACTCGACGCGCTGCTTCCGGTCGAGCAGTCGTTGGCTCAGTTGTCGATGTTCGTCGAACAGGACTGCTCCGACTGGGAACTCGACGCCCCCGTGCCCACGCTGCCACCACTGTCCGAGTTCACGGGCCCGCAGGGGCGGTACGAGACCATCCTGCGCATCATCCAGAAGGACGCGCCTACCGTGCGCGAACTCCTCGGCACGCTTGCCGCCGGCGGCGGGCACTGCACCATGATCGGCACACCCGAGTCGATCGCCGACAAGATCGAACGCTGGCACCGGTCCGGAGCGGCCGACGGATTCAACCTCATGCCACCGATGTATCCCCACGGTTTGGAAGAGTTCGTCGAGCACGTGGTCCCGGTACTGCAGGAGCGCGGACTGTTCCGGCGGTCCTACGAGGGCGCGAGATCGTTGCGGGAGTTGCTCGGGGGTCGATGA
- a CDS encoding 3-oxoacyl-ACP reductase produces MRINEQIVLVTGGARGLGSEIVRAFAREGARIVVNYRRSEEAASNLVTEIGADRAVAIRADVTDDDDVRRLFTAAREHFGAPVTTVINNALVDFEFNGDARPTPETIRWEHFDTQLRGAVKATLSTTQAALSGMREIGFGRIVTIGTNLFQHPVVPYHDYTAAKAAALSLTRTLATDLGPDNITVNMVSGGLLRTTDASSATPEEVFDLIASGTPLRRVTEPAELADALLFFASPWSRAVTGQNLIVDGGLVKG; encoded by the coding sequence ATGCGTATCAACGAGCAGATCGTTCTGGTTACCGGGGGAGCACGCGGGCTGGGCTCCGAAATTGTCCGGGCGTTCGCCCGAGAGGGCGCCCGGATCGTCGTCAACTACCGCCGCAGCGAGGAGGCTGCCTCCAACCTGGTCACGGAGATCGGGGCGGACCGCGCCGTCGCGATCCGCGCTGACGTCACTGACGATGACGACGTCCGGCGGCTCTTCACCGCGGCGCGCGAGCACTTCGGCGCGCCCGTGACCACCGTAATTAACAACGCGCTCGTGGACTTCGAGTTCAACGGCGATGCCCGGCCCACGCCGGAAACCATCCGGTGGGAGCACTTCGACACCCAGTTGCGCGGTGCCGTGAAGGCGACCCTGTCCACCACCCAGGCTGCCCTGTCCGGTATGCGGGAGATCGGCTTCGGGCGCATCGTCACCATCGGCACCAACCTGTTCCAGCACCCCGTCGTCCCGTACCACGACTACACCGCGGCGAAAGCGGCCGCACTGTCACTCACCCGCACCCTCGCCACCGACCTGGGCCCGGACAACATCACGGTCAACATGGTCTCCGGAGGACTCCTGCGCACCACGGACGCGAGTTCCGCCACGCCCGAAGAGGTTTTTGATCTCATCGCCTCCGGCACCCCGCTGCGTCGGGTGACCGAGCCGGCCGAGCTGGCCGACGCCCTCTTGTTCTTCGCCTCCCCCTGGTCCCGGGCGGTGACGGGGCAGAACCTCATCGTCGACGGCGGACTGGTCAAGGGCTGA